From one Bacteroidales bacterium genomic stretch:
- a CDS encoding Gfo/Idh/MocA family oxidoreductase, with translation MIRKTLIISAILLAVVTITNAQPQKPVKMAIARMTHDHVGFILDRMNQDKGDLQVVGIFEPNPDLVSKYSAKYSLDKGLFFDNLGKMLDQVKPEAVLAFGSIFEHLEVVEACAPRGIHVMVEKPLAVNVEHAQKINALALQYRIFVLTDFETSWYPSTAKAWQLVNDSNYVGLIRKIVVHDGHQGPVEIGCSKEFLEWLTDPVKNGGGAIIDFGCYGANLMTYMTKGEKPLSVTAVTRRLKPQVYPRVDDDATILVNFPTGICIIEASWNWPFGRKDIEIYGQNGYILADNRNDMRMRNQSTGNETVKRITSNDIAVYEDPFSYFIQVIRGKIVMKPYDPYSIDNNLTVVKILDAARESANTGKTVYLTQPD, from the coding sequence ATGATACGTAAAACACTCATTATATCAGCTATTTTGCTCGCTGTGGTTACTATTACAAATGCACAACCGCAAAAGCCGGTTAAAATGGCCATTGCCCGTATGACACATGACCATGTCGGTTTCATTCTCGACCGGATGAATCAAGACAAAGGGGATTTGCAGGTTGTGGGAATTTTTGAGCCAAATCCAGACCTGGTAAGTAAGTATTCCGCTAAGTATTCCCTGGACAAAGGACTCTTTTTCGACAACCTCGGAAAAATGCTTGACCAGGTTAAACCTGAGGCTGTGCTGGCCTTCGGTTCGATATTCGAGCACCTTGAAGTTGTTGAAGCCTGTGCGCCCCGGGGCATTCATGTTATGGTTGAAAAGCCGCTGGCAGTGAATGTTGAACATGCGCAAAAAATCAATGCACTCGCATTACAATACCGGATTTTTGTACTTACGGATTTTGAAACTTCATGGTACCCTAGCACAGCCAAAGCCTGGCAACTGGTGAATGACAGCAATTATGTAGGTTTAATCAGAAAAATTGTGGTTCATGACGGTCACCAGGGTCCCGTTGAGATAGGCTGCAGCAAGGAGTTCCTTGAATGGCTCACAGACCCGGTTAAAAATGGCGGCGGTGCCATCATTGATTTCGGATGTTATGGCGCAAACCTGATGACCTATATGACAAAAGGAGAAAAGCCCCTTTCAGTCACAGCAGTTACAAGGCGTTTAAAACCGCAGGTTTATCCCCGGGTGGATGATGATGCCACCATACTGGTTAATTTTCCGACAGGGATTTGCATTATCGAAGCTTCATGGAATTGGCCTTTTGGCCGGAAAGACATAGAAATTTACGGGCAGAACGGATATATACTTGCAGATAACAGGAATGACATGCGGATGAGAAACCAGTCGACAGGAAATGAAACTGTGAAAAGAATCACTTCAAATGATATCGCTGTTTATGAAGATCCTTTCAGTTATTTTATTCAGGTTATCCGTGGTAAAATAGTAATGAAACCTTATGATCCTTATTCCATCGATAATAATCTTACTGTTGTAAAAATTTTGGATGCCGCAAGAGAATCTGCCAATACAGGCAAGACAGTTTATTTAACCCAACCTGATTAA
- a CDS encoding T9SS type A sorting domain-containing protein yields the protein MKLRTLLFFPALCFVSNLAFTQQGFFLDTWQPKTISTPDYNPVNKSEFNASVAVTIHATDTVTKVPVYVFGDNANTFTSSMSENKTLMKYLSDRKMGVLRGPSGSISDVYFWNRSHYTPPADVPDSLLSGGGKDFEWYGIRPDPWEPGWTMGIDSFYSILAQTNVTGILTVNYGYARYGTSNDPVAQAAHMAADWVRYDNGRTKFWEIGNEVSGSWEAGYRIDTSLNKDGQPEIITGTLYGKHCRVFVDSMKAAAAEKGLEIYIGAVTCEASGSGPANWNVDLMKEAGDVIDFYIVHSYYTPYNQNSTAAVLLSAPAQTSGYINYVNTCAQQAGMPLRPIALTEYNTFAVGSKQAVSQIGGMFSAMVVGEVIKSKIGLSCRWDLANGWGNGDDHGMYSYGNEPGVPTFNPRPAFFYLYYMQRFMGDVMVNTTTKGSSAIVAYSSTFRSGQTASVIVNKGSAPQYVRVNVENKKVGSRYYFYTLVGGTDVPTDVTRPFSRKVYINGQGPELVAGGPMNYATLKANSGVINDEIVIDAPPYSVTYLMIDSGNTDLAINDTLRPTIQWSNPAAITYGTRLSSTQLNATANMTGTFVYTPASNSLLNAGDSIVLKVTFVPGDINFSSATKTVILTVNKATPVITWDTPADMSNGDTLTSDQLNAGSSLAGTFEYNPPEGTVVDSGMNQSLQVVFYPDDSSNYTTATKTVLVDVNYVTGLSENELEAIRIFPVPAGNELVVSGLADLKEAELSVISPSGMLMLKESITVHNNNKTINVSRLPAGMYLLEINTRSGVICKRFIKGN from the coding sequence ATGAAGCTTAGAACTTTACTATTTTTTCCTGCTCTTTGTTTTGTATCCAACCTTGCATTTACCCAACAGGGATTCTTTCTTGATACCTGGCAACCGAAGACTATTTCAACGCCGGACTATAACCCGGTAAACAAATCTGAATTCAACGCATCGGTGGCTGTTACCATTCATGCAACCGACACGGTTACCAAAGTGCCGGTTTATGTTTTCGGTGACAATGCCAATACTTTCACATCCAGTATGTCGGAAAACAAAACGCTCATGAAATACCTATCCGATCGTAAAATGGGCGTTTTGCGGGGGCCTTCGGGAAGTATTTCGGATGTTTATTTCTGGAACAGGAGTCATTATACTCCGCCTGCTGACGTACCGGATTCTTTATTATCAGGCGGCGGTAAGGATTTCGAATGGTACGGCATCCGTCCTGACCCATGGGAACCAGGATGGACAATGGGTATCGATTCTTTTTACAGCATTCTCGCCCAGACGAATGTTACTGGTATACTCACAGTGAACTACGGCTATGCGCGGTATGGAACCAGTAATGATCCTGTTGCTCAGGCTGCGCATATGGCAGCCGACTGGGTCAGGTATGATAATGGCAGAACCAAATTCTGGGAAATCGGGAATGAGGTTTCAGGGTCCTGGGAGGCCGGTTACCGGATCGATACTTCACTCAACAAAGACGGACAGCCTGAGATTATCACAGGTACGCTTTACGGAAAACACTGCCGGGTGTTTGTGGATTCAATGAAAGCTGCCGCTGCTGAAAAAGGGCTTGAGATATATATAGGTGCTGTAACGTGTGAGGCATCCGGAAGTGGTCCTGCCAACTGGAATGTGGATTTGATGAAGGAAGCAGGTGATGTAATTGATTTCTATATAGTCCATAGCTATTATACGCCATACAACCAGAACTCAACGGCTGCTGTGCTTTTGTCCGCTCCTGCCCAGACATCGGGGTATATAAATTATGTGAACACATGCGCTCAACAGGCCGGAATGCCTTTACGGCCTATAGCTCTTACTGAATACAATACTTTTGCGGTAGGCTCAAAACAGGCTGTATCGCAAATCGGGGGCATGTTTTCTGCCATGGTCGTTGGTGAAGTTATAAAGAGCAAAATAGGACTTTCTTGCCGCTGGGATCTTGCCAATGGTTGGGGAAACGGTGATGATCATGGCATGTACTCCTATGGTAACGAACCCGGAGTTCCTACATTTAATCCCCGCCCTGCCTTCTTTTATCTCTATTACATGCAGCGTTTTATGGGCGATGTCATGGTTAACACAACCACCAAAGGTTCTTCTGCTATTGTAGCCTACTCAAGCACATTCAGGTCGGGCCAGACTGCCAGCGTGATTGTTAACAAAGGCAGTGCCCCGCAATATGTGCGGGTGAATGTGGAAAATAAGAAAGTAGGCAGCCGCTATTATTTCTATACACTGGTAGGGGGCACAGATGTACCTACTGACGTAACAAGGCCATTTTCAAGGAAGGTTTATATTAATGGTCAGGGGCCTGAACTTGTAGCCGGTGGTCCGATGAATTATGCTACTTTGAAAGCCAATTCGGGTGTGATAAATGATGAAATAGTCATTGATGCCCCACCCTACTCTGTCACTTACCTGATGATTGATTCCGGAAATACGGATCTTGCCATCAATGATACGCTCCGACCCACCATCCAATGGAGTAATCCCGCCGCGATAACCTATGGCACCAGGCTAAGCTCAACACAACTCAATGCTACCGCCAATATGACCGGTACATTTGTGTACACTCCTGCATCGAATTCCCTGTTGAATGCAGGCGATAGCATAGTTCTGAAAGTAACATTCGTTCCCGGCGACATCAATTTTTCTTCAGCCACTAAAACTGTTATTCTAACAGTGAACAAGGCTACGCCGGTGATTACATGGGATACTCCTGCTGATATGAGTAACGGAGATACGCTTACATCAGATCAGCTGAATGCCGGTTCATCATTGGCAGGCACATTTGAATACAACCCACCTGAAGGTACTGTTGTGGATTCGGGAATGAATCAGTCGTTACAGGTTGTATTTTATCCTGATGACAGTTCAAATTATACAACGGCAACAAAGACTGTGTTAGTGGATGTAAATTATGTTACAGGCCTAAGTGAGAATGAATTGGAAGCAATCAGAATCTTTCCCGTGCCTGCAGGAAATGAATTAGTTGTAAGCGGACTGGCTGATTTAAAAGAGGCTGAACTTTCAGTGATCTCTCCTTCGGGTATGCTTATGTTAAAAGAGAGTATTACTGTTCATAACAATAACAAAACAATCAATGTTTCAAGGTTGCCGGCAGGTATGTACCTGCTGGAAATAAATACACGAAGCGGGGTGATTTGTAAAAGGTTTATTAAGGGAAATTGA
- a CDS encoding glycoside hydrolase family 2 TIM barrel-domain containing protein → MKTTVLFLLMLITIGSFAQNQPYPQLINISGRSTTSLDGNWKIIVDPYENGYYDYRRKPVENSFGKDLDWKDKSVLQEYEFESAKTLKVPGDWNSQMPELYYYEGTVWYRKRFDYNPTEGKRLFLHFGAVNYESIVFLNGKTLGIHTGGFTPFDFEVTGLIKAGENSVVVKVDNKRIPEGVPTLKTDWWNYGGITREVNLIEAPSTLVRDYYVQLKKGDAGKITGWVQLDGNKPVQKVRVEIPELKISTEVTSDNNGYASFDIPASPVLWSPENPKLYTVTIISETDHITDQIGFRTLATKGTKILVNGKETFLRGVCIHEEAAYRNGRAWSADDAIALLTWAKDMGCNFVRLAHYPHNEQMIRQAEKMGIMVWSEVPVYWTIRFDNPGTYSNAEQQLIDMITRDKNRANIIVWSVANETPQGNARYDFLSRLAARARSMDNVRFVSAALEKEEIKPGLMTVNDPLSKLFDVLSFNQYVGWYDGLPEKCDRVEWTFTEEKPVIISEFGGECVYGLRGGKTDRFSEDYQEDLYVHSIAMLKKIPALAGTTPWILKDFRSPNRQLPGYQDDFNRKGLVSDQGQKKRAYFVMKHWYDEIKLKEQSQTPAKSKR, encoded by the coding sequence ATGAAGACAACTGTTCTGTTCCTTCTGATGCTGATTACTATCGGATCTTTTGCCCAAAATCAGCCATACCCGCAGTTAATTAATATTTCAGGGAGAAGCACCACTTCCCTGGATGGTAACTGGAAAATCATTGTCGACCCATATGAAAACGGCTACTATGATTACAGGCGTAAGCCGGTTGAAAATAGTTTCGGGAAAGATCTTGACTGGAAAGATAAAAGCGTATTGCAGGAATATGAATTCGAATCGGCGAAAACGCTGAAAGTGCCGGGCGACTGGAACAGCCAGATGCCGGAACTGTATTACTATGAAGGCACAGTGTGGTACAGGAAACGATTCGATTATAATCCCACAGAAGGGAAACGGCTGTTCCTGCATTTTGGTGCTGTTAATTATGAGTCTATCGTTTTTTTGAATGGCAAAACTCTTGGAATCCATACAGGAGGATTCACCCCCTTTGATTTCGAGGTAACCGGACTCATCAAAGCAGGTGAAAACTCTGTTGTTGTTAAAGTGGATAATAAAAGGATTCCTGAAGGTGTGCCGACTTTGAAAACCGACTGGTGGAACTACGGCGGTATAACCAGGGAAGTTAACCTCATTGAAGCCCCATCTACCCTGGTAAGGGATTACTATGTTCAGCTGAAAAAAGGTGATGCGGGAAAGATTACGGGTTGGGTACAACTCGACGGAAATAAGCCTGTTCAGAAAGTACGTGTGGAAATACCTGAATTAAAGATTTCAACAGAAGTTACTTCAGATAATAACGGTTATGCATCCTTTGATATACCGGCAAGTCCTGTTTTATGGAGTCCTGAAAATCCCAAACTTTACACAGTTACCATTATCTCCGAGACCGACCATATAACCGATCAGATTGGTTTCAGAACCCTTGCAACAAAAGGCACAAAAATTCTGGTTAACGGAAAGGAGACTTTCCTGCGGGGAGTTTGCATTCATGAAGAAGCCGCCTACAGGAACGGAAGGGCCTGGTCGGCCGATGATGCGATAGCATTGCTGACCTGGGCGAAAGATATGGGATGCAATTTCGTACGACTGGCTCATTATCCTCATAATGAGCAGATGATCCGGCAGGCTGAAAAAATGGGAATCATGGTGTGGTCTGAAGTGCCTGTTTACTGGACGATCCGTTTTGACAATCCTGGTACATATTCCAATGCTGAACAGCAACTTATTGATATGATCACCCGTGATAAAAACAGGGCTAACATCATTGTCTGGTCAGTTGCCAATGAAACGCCACAGGGCAATGCCCGGTATGATTTTCTCAGCCGTCTTGCCGCAAGGGCGCGGAGTATGGATAATGTGAGATTTGTAAGTGCCGCCCTTGAAAAGGAAGAGATCAAACCCGGATTAATGACTGTAAATGATCCGCTCAGCAAACTTTTTGATGTGCTGAGTTTCAACCAGTATGTGGGTTGGTATGATGGCCTTCCGGAAAAATGTGACCGGGTGGAGTGGACTTTCACAGAGGAAAAGCCGGTCATCATCAGCGAGTTCGGCGGTGAATGCGTTTACGGGCTCCGGGGTGGGAAAACCGACCGCTTTTCAGAGGATTACCAGGAAGACCTGTATGTTCATAGTATCGCGATGCTTAAGAAAATCCCGGCACTGGCAGGTACTACCCCTTGGATACTTAAGGATTTCAGGTCGCCCAACCGTCAACTACCCGGATACCAGGATGATTTCAACCGGAAAGGGCTTGTATCCGACCAGGGACAAAAGAAACGGGCATATTTTGTGATGAAGCACTGGTATGACGAAATAAAATTGAAAGAACAATCTCAAACCCCGGCCAAATCAAAGCGATGA